A stretch of DNA from Anopheles nili chromosome 2, idAnoNiliSN_F5_01, whole genome shotgun sequence:
CGTGGTTTGTGTGCCAAATTCACGGGACCCTGTCGTTCCGTTTTCGGAACAGTGACGTCCGCCCGTCtgtgtgggatttttttgccTGTACCTTGTGCATCGTTTGCTTCAGatgttgctgcagctgatcATCGCGTGTGTGCTGTAGTGCAACAGGTGTGTGTTATTATAGCTTTGTGTTAAATCCGTGTGCAAGTCCCGAGATAAAGCTGCAAGACCACGTCCAACACATCGCACCACAGCCTGATTGAATGACTGCACGGCGCATCTGATTAGGTAAGTTAAAAAACTGTGGGAAATTATCATTTGACCATACCACTGGGCACGATCGAGCAGGACCATTGGGCGCGACTCTAAAAATTCGGAACGTTTCGCAGTCGATGGTGCATGAAATCCCGACCAAAATTCTCGTTCCCCCGTCGCTGGACGGTGTGTGCTTATCAGTAAACTCAAAATCGCCAACAATGATGAATGAAACGTAGAAACGGTACGTTCGTGATATGATAAAGTAAGCCGCCACAGCTGGCGCAACAGTATGCGCGATAGATACGGTTTCGAGTATCAAGAATAGCGTTATAAATTTCATGATTGTAATTCCTGATAGTGGGGGGAAATTGAGCTGGATATACGTCGCAGTGTGTTTTGATTAACGTGCAAAGTCAAGCAAAGTTGTACTCGTGATCAAAATTTCACCGCCCTCACGAGGGTGTTTTCTCCTCTAGTGATAAACGATTAAATGTATCACTAAATATCAATGCAGAACTAGTGCTTCATAGTCTCATGTAACTTTGTTTCGTAGCAATTAGGTTTGTGTGTTTCACACCTGATTAGCCTCCACAACTGTTCGGCAGTCGCAGTTAAAGCGAGACGCTAATTGAATGTACAAGAATCCTCCTCCTCGTGCCAAAACGGTGGCGAGACCGGTTCCAAGGCAAACTGGTTTTCCTAGCCAACGGACTGTTCtacattgtttttcctttgccggACCAATCGATGCGATGATCGATTCCTAATGCAACAAACATGAactttggtgtattttttttagaacgcaACGCTCCTGCTCGTACAGCATACGTAAGAAGATTGACGGAAACCGACCACCATGGGAAATACGCACAGTAGCAGTGGTGAAAAAGGATCGGGTTCGAACAGCCCATCGAAATCCAAGGGCAGCATGGCTGGTGATCAGAAACATCCGAATGGCAGTTCCACGGCAACGTCAATGGCTGCTGCGGTTGCCCGTGGCATGACCCGTACCGCAAGTGGAGCGGACATACAGGACCGTTCCCAGGCGCAGTTTCAACCGGTGGACAAGCTCGGTCGAATATTGGCGAAAAAGGCCGAGGAACAGCACGGCATCCACGGTGTTACGGGGGATGTGTTTGCGGTAAGAGTGTCTCTGCACTAtttgtaaaaagaaaacaccactcTAACGATTTTGTTCTCCATTTGCAGCGCTACGTGTTTCCCAAATATCCCGATCTCGGGCTCAAATTGTTTCGCTATCTACGGTTTATGAGCCACGCCAAAACGGACCACCTGGGGCTGGTTGCATTCCGACAGCAGTGCGAAAAGTTTCTCGCCCTCCTCGACGACTCGGTCATCTTGGAGAGCTACGTGCGCATGTTTGGTGATTTGAACGAGAGCGAGCTGATTAAACCGGATAATTTGCGAAATCTACTACGCACCTGCTACAATCTTGCGATGGCGCACTACTCCGACGGGCCGCAGACGTGCCGATTGGTAAGTTGGATTCGAAGTGCTGGAACCGGGAAGGGTTTGAATATTCGATGCGATTTGAATGTGgatatgttttttcttcacgctGCCTACTAAGATAGTGGACGATGAAATGTCGGTAGGATATAACAATTGCGATGTGTAGAGTGTACAGCTttagagttttttttaccatgGATCCATTATAACCGTCGCGAAACATGTACTTTCATTTtattccccctttttttacaGCTCAATCGAACGCTCGATTCCGTCGTGCAATCGTGTTTCTTTTCGAAAGAATCGCTCAGCCCCGGTTACATCTGCCGGTGGTTAGAGAACAACGTACCTCGTCTGGTGCCACCGATTCATAAATACTGCGTACACGCACTTAGCACCTCCCACCGGACGATCATTGACAGCAGTATGGCGAACAACAGTGAAACGGTTGTCTCGATCAGTGCCATCAACGCGGGCGAAGCGAGCTATGGGCTCGAGCTGCAAACGCCCATACTCGAAAAGGCGAACCCGTTCGGGAAGGATCTGGGGATCGGCAGTGCCGCAGGACCGGGTGGACCAGCTGGTGGTGCGATGCCACGGGAACCAGGCAAACCATTGACGGATGAAGAACGCGAACGGttgaaaaaccaacaaccatTGTTGCCTCTCTCCGAAGCTTGGTTGCTGGCTGGTTCCCTGCCTCCAATGTACAGCAAACCGCAATCCAAACCTGCGCCATTAAATCCCAACTCGGCTAACCTTACGTCGCATGTAAGTCCGATAGGAACGAGGGGAGtcagatgatgcaaaaaaaatgcaatgataTTCATTTGTCGCATTTGGTTTGGTGCAGATTTTCCTGGCGAAGCTTCTGTCCCTCGTGCCGTCCCACTGGACGTCCCTGTACGATTCCAGGCTAGATGGGTCGGGTACAAATCGCTTCCTGCATCACGTGCTCGGGTACCGTGGCCCAAACCTGATTCTGTTTCGGTGCGAGGACGATCTGTTGTTCTGTGTGGCTAATCCAACCGAGTGGCGTGAAACGCATCTTTACGTTGGCGACGAGGATAGTTGCTGTTTGCAGTTGCTTCCAAAGTGAGTACAGCTGAAATTCCCGCTTTCGTCTAGATAACTTTGTAAATCgacatccttttttctcaatcGTCATTGCAGGTTTCTGATGTTAGAGAAGAAACCGAAAAGCCTCTACTTGAACACGCACATCCGAGGGTACCCGAAGGGGTTGCGGGCCGGTTCCGACCCTCGGAAGCCGATCCTCATCATTGACGAGCACTTCGAGCGGCTCGAATACCGCTCGCTGCAGCACAAGATTCTGTCCATTGAGGTGTGGGGTTGTggcaaccagcagcagcgcgaCGTGCAGCTCGACATCAAAAAGTGGCAGATCAAGGAAGCGGAACGGCAGCGAACGGTAAAGATGACTGCCGCCGACTGGATGGACCATCCGGATCGATATCTGCTTGAGCTCGGCGGTCGTCAGAATTACAACAACTCATCAACGTAATCGTTTGCGGGAACCGGAAAGCGGACGGTGTTTCAAGCGCCGAAGTATTCTCCGTAAGTTAGCATCGCCGAAGAAAGTGTATCACGAAACGAACAGAATTCCACATAGGTCCGGTAGATTTCAATTTCTAAGCTAGTACTTGAGGAAACGCAAGAGTGGGCGGTGTACTTAAGTTTTCATTTGTGTTACTTATATCCACACGAACCTTTTTGATTGGGGCAATAACATCATCCATAACAGTTTCATTCAAGCACTGCTAGTGATATAGACGAATTAGACAGGAGATTTtgtagggaaaaaaacaaattagtGATATCATGCTAGGGATATTCCATGCTTGTTATTTTGGCAATCACTTAGATTTCTATTATCATATTTTGTATATCATACTCTCGCGTGCTCATCCCGTATTCAACTTAACCCTTGGTGCTAGAAAGGATGACGGAGAGAACCGCCGGTGTAAGCATCCATTCGCATACaatttcgttttaaaatgTGTGTACTTAGTTTATCTTGAACATACGTTTTCGGACCAGCCATTGTGAGGCGGCACAGTCACCAATCACCCATtatgtagttttgttttttttattgcatgttTTGCTCAATATCGTAGACGGTATGACAAAAGGATGGTTTGACCATTTTTAATAGACACAATTCAATTCACTATTTATGGTTATAAAAATGTTCGCCAACTGTTAACCCGATTCAATAACGATTGCAATAACgccgctgctggtgctttgttttcaaaggaGCCAATTTCATGCTCTTTGAAAGCGTTTCGTCGCATGAGATATTTTGCCGATAATGAACACGTGCAAATACTCTAAACTTATTAAGTATTCCGTACTTCAGTAATGCTACTATTGTGCTTATACTGTGAATAGTGTCTTactagaaataaaaaaatggagtGCAACATTTAACCGTTCGAACTATTATTGCCGCATTATTCAACTCGTTTTTTGTATACACCTTATAATGTGTAGTTTAGGTGGAATGGCATGTATAtgggtttttaattttcttataTAAAGATCAtagaaaatggtggaaatgtTAATTTAGTAATTTTCTGCTGGTCAGCAAACACAATCGGATGCATTTGCTCTTTTCCCGGATTGGAGCGATTTCATGATCACACATCACTAGCTCCTGAGAGAGCTAGTTGGCTCTTTCTAGCACCCAATCGACATGTCAAAAAACCACGTTGCCCATCggcttctctctcgctctttcgtcCGTGTGGGGTAGGTACTAAAATTATGTAAACACGCACGGTACAGAAAGTCGGTGGTTTAGAGGCCCCTCAAACCATTATCTAGCGCCGGACTGGGAAAAACGATCGAGCTTTTCGCGCTCCTGAATTTGTGCACTTCCTTCGCGAAATATTTGCCGCGCCCTCGCCCcagtgtacgtgtgtgctctcgtcgtttttgtgttgtatcATCCCACATCCGCGCATGTTCTGCCCCACATGCTGCTGGAGTGATAACGAGTTTGGTGCTCTCCCTTAAAAAGTGCATTCGAGGCAAAATTGTTCTTCAGTTCGGTGCATGCCCACCCTGTCGGAGGTAAGCGTGTTTTCCATAGGCCCACAGCTGGTTCCACATTCAACCCACGTTGAGTGTGTATCTTGAGAACGAACGAGCCCTTAACTTCGCTCTCGGAAAACACGCAATCTAACGGGATAAGGGTGGATATAGCCAACAGCGAAAGCCCTCCGGTTTCGTGTGCAAGAAGTGGCCAAAAGGAACCTTCCGCCAAGCAACGGGACCGCAGTGCAACACAGTGATGAAAACGCTCTCAAACCGAACGGTTCTGTTACAGCATCGGTGAGAGAAAATAACCGCTTGCAGTCGCATTCCAAGACGTGGCCGTACCCGCTGAACAGCGTCGATCATCTCACGTGCGCGAGAGTGTACcgaacccaccccaaaacgggcgcGAAACTAACGATCACATACGAAGGTCCTCGTTACCCAcggggtggtaaaaaaaaaggctcaaccACCGCAATAGAAAACCGCGTCGTACTTTCACCGTCGTTGTCGTGAAAATCGAGCGTCACCTATGATCACGGTTGACCTGATTTTGGCCGCAACGGCGAACGAATTATACGTTCCATGGTGACGAAAGTCTAGTGACCTAAGACCACTCCAATACGTTGTACTGTCATTACACAACCTTTAAACCCGACCCGTCGTTGGTGGCTACAATATAATTTGCTGTGTGTGCGCTACGGAGGAGATGCACCTTTCGGCTTAAGTTTGGTCAAAGGTTCCGGGATTGACTCGAAAAGCTGCCGGTTCACACAACGATCAGCGGAAGCTGCACGAATCAAAGCATTAAAATACTCGCAACACACCAACACTGCCAGTGTACGTagaatcgatcgcgatcgtcttGACATTACCGCAGAAAAATGAGTTCCGATCGGGAacggataaataaaacaattcgcGTTGGATCGCGTAAAAGTGAGGTAAGTTGATTGGTAATTCTGTCCTTGTCATGTGTGTAAAAAGGATTGCATATTAAACCCCTTGTTTGTACGAAGATCTACTCCCTGTTTACTCCCTGACCAGGTGGTCGTTTACAAGATTCTGCTAATATTTGCTGTACGGTGGGATAAAACGCATCCGCTACCGCCAGTGGGGTTGGTGTAGGGAAAATACAATCAGATaagggttttttgttcgtcgtACTGCCGCACGATCACCCTTGACCGTTAACGATCTTCCCTCATAGGCTGACCTGTGTTAAGGCTTCACGGGAACATGCCAGAGAGTTGAACGTAAATATGTACGGCTTCGATCACGCGCTTCGTTTCTTCGTATAAAATGATAGATAAAGTCATTCAAACATGATTTACGATTGTTCAGTTATGGTTTACAGCCGTGAAACATGTTGCTGTGATGGGGTTAGCTTTTCTAGTGATAATCCATACATCAGAAAGTTATTTAAGAGAATCTTATTTATTCATACAACGGCGGTAAACGATCACCAGGCGAACGCACGCTGTACGTTTTCCGTGCATTGCGCACTCAAACATAACGTCTTTTCTAAGGGTAGCATAAAATCATCATACCCAGCCACGGAACGGTGGAGAgaaatttttattacatttccaCTCGATCTTCACGCTCACGATCATCGAATCGATAAATTGCAGCGTTTGCCGCACGTAACTCCTTACGTGCGATAAGATTGCAaacgaaaaccacccccttccaGGCGACAATTTGCTCGTTGTTGTCAGTGCGAAACGGTCCAAAGGGGGACGAATGTTGTTTCTCGTTTCGTAAATGAATCGATTGATTCAATAGGCTAATTGTGACCAAACCGGACAAAGGACTCGTGTCATGGAGCTAAGCAAGCGTCTGTCGCTCCCGAAAAATGATGATACTCGGGCCTTCATCGTTTACAAACGGCAACCATTTAGGCCCTTAATTCGTCATTAAGGAGACGACAATTAGCTGCAACGATACATAATACCCGGCCATGGTGCCCTCATTGGCCGCGATAATGGATGACGTTCCCGACTCTCGCTGGGTAATTAGAATTACAAAGCAGGCGAGTCATGTAATACATTCTGCGTTCGGTAAGGTTCTTTCGCTAAAGTTCAGTATAGTAGGCATAGGGATGgtatttttcatcaccaaGAGAaccatgtttttttaaattcaaaacctTTACACATTACGGTCAAGGCAAggacaaatttaaacaaaaatccgTTCGCGAAACTTCATGGACACAATCTCCACCCTTCTTCTATGCCTTCACTAATGCACGCTGACCTTCCCTTTTCCAGCTGGCTCTCACGCAAACCAA
This window harbors:
- the LOC128720868 gene encoding uncharacterized protein LOC128720868; this translates as MGNTHSSSGEKGSGSNSPSKSKGSMAGDQKHPNGSSTATSMAAAVARGMTRTASGADIQDRSQAQFQPVDKLGRILAKKAEEQHGIHGVTGDVFARYVFPKYPDLGLKLFRYLRFMSHAKTDHLGLVAFRQQCEKFLALLDDSVILESYVRMFGDLNESELIKPDNLRNLLRTCYNLAMAHYSDGPQTCRLLNRTLDSVVQSCFFSKESLSPGYICRWLENNVPRLVPPIHKYCVHALSTSHRTIIDSSMANNSETVVSISAINAGEASYGLELQTPILEKANPFGKDLGIGSAAGPGGPAGGAMPREPGKPLTDEERERLKNQQPLLPLSEAWLLAGSLPPMYSKPQSKPAPLNPNSANLTSHIFLAKLLSLVPSHWTSLYDSRLDGSGTNRFLHHVLGYRGPNLILFRCEDDLLFCVANPTEWRETHLYVGDEDSCCLQLLPKFLMLEKKPKSLYLNTHIRGYPKGLRAGSDPRKPILIIDEHFERLEYRSLQHKILSIEVWGCGNQQQRDVQLDIKKWQIKEAERQRTVKMTAADWMDHPDRYLLELGGRQNYNNSST